A window of the Podospora bellae-mahoneyi strain CBS 112042 chromosome 6, whole genome shotgun sequence genome harbors these coding sequences:
- the YSH1 gene encoding endoribonuclease ysh1 (COG:A; EggNog:ENOG503NWQM; BUSCO:EOG09260RRC), whose protein sequence is MASKRKAAAMASAPVTEEPVDPSDELMFLCLGGGNEVGRSCHIIQYKGKTVMLDAGQHPAYDGLAALPFFDDFDLSTVDVLLISQNSFHIDHAASLPYVLAKTNFRGRVFMTHPTKAIYKWLIQDSVRVGNTSSNPTTQLVYTEQDHLNTFPQIEAIDYHTTHTISGIRVTPYPAGHVLGAAMFLIEIAGLNIFFTGDYSREQDRHLVSAQVPKGVKIDVLITESTYGIASHVPRLEREQALMKSITGILNRGGRVLMPVFALGRAQELLLILDEYWGKHAEYQKYPIYYASNLARKCMLVYQTYVGAMNDNIKRLFRERMAEAEASGDGAGKGGPWDFKFIRSLKSIDRFEDVGGCVMLASPGMLQNGVSRELLERWAPSEKNGVIITGYSVEGTMAKQIMQEPEHIQAVMSRNTGGGRRGPGRDAEKVLIPRRCTVQEYSFAAHVDGTENREFIEEVAAPVVILVHGEVHNMMRLKSKLLSLNANKTSKVKVFSPKNCEELRIPFKTDKTAKVVGKLASILQPLSSPEEPQLITGVLVQNDFKMSLMAPEDLREFAGLTTTTISCKQRMRLSAAGVDLIKWGLEGTFGTIEELPISKKLSSNGEDHEMKGSGQDVADEELSVDEVLAAYLVMGVITVRHRSNGEVEIEWEGNMLNDGIADAVMAVLLAIESSPAAVKRSASKNPHFHSHSFNLPVRNLHSNLSATERLERLMLFLEAQFGADNVSPIAEPKLSPVPPPQAKIKSSEGDDEEADASMDVSEDEEHGATQLAQRKEAELARLHKLGIPVPGINIRVDKMEAKVWLEGLEIECGNKVFGDRVRAVVERAVEVTAPLWG, encoded by the exons ATGGCCTCCAAGCGCAAAGCTGCCGCCATGGCCTCGGCTCCTGTAACCGAGGAGCCTGTTGACCCCAGTGACGAGCTGATGTTTCTctgtcttggaggaggcaaTGAAGTTGGCCGTTCATGTCATATCATTCAATACAAGGGAAAGACAGTCATG CTTGATGCCGGCCAACATCCCGCCTATGATGGGCTTGCAGCCCTTCCGTTCTTTGACGACTTTGACCTGAGCACTGTAGATGTGCTTCTCATCAGCCA AAATAGTTTCCATATCGATCATGCTGCCTCATTACCCTATGTCTTGGCAAAGACAAACTTCCGCGGTCGTGTGTTCATGACACATCCCACTAAGGCTATCTACAAGTGGTTGATCCAAGACAGCGTCAGAGTCGGCAACACATCGTCCAACCCAACAACGCAGCTGGTCTACACAGAACAAGACCACTTGAACACATTTCCCCAGATCGAAGCCATCGACTATCATACAACGCACACCATCTCGGGCATTCGGGTGACGCCATACCCAGCCGGCCATGTGCTCGGCGCAGCCATGTTTCTTATTGAGATTGCAGGTTTAaacatcttcttcaccggCGATTACTCCCGCGAGCAAGATCGTCACTTGGTATCAGCCCAAGTGCCAAAGGGCGTGAAGATCGATGTCTTGATCACCGAGTCAACATACGGCATTGCCTCCCACGTCCCACGTTTGGAGAGAGAACAGGCCCTCATGAAGTCCATCACAGGCATTCTCAACAGGGGTGGCCGTGTTCTGATGCCCGTTTTTGCCCTCGGCAGAGCCCAGGAGCTTCTTCTTATTCTAGATGAATACTGGGGCAAGCATGCCGAGTATCAAAAGTACCCAATCTACTACGCCAGCAACCTCGCCAGGAAGTGTATGCTGGTGTACCAAACATATGTTGGTGCGATGaacgacaacatcaagcGTCTGTTCCGGGAGCGCATGGCTGAGGCTGAGGCgtctggtgatggtgccggtAAGGGTGGGCCGTGGGATTTCAAGTTCATCCGCTCGCTCAAGAGCATTGATAGGTTTGAGGATGTGGGCGGGTGCGTGATGCTTGCCAGTCCCGGTATGCTGCAGAACGGTGTCAGCAGGGAGCTTCTTGAGCGGTGGGCTCCCAGCGAGAAGAACGGTGTTATCATCACCGGTTATAGCGTGGAGGGCACGATGGCCAAGCAGATCATGCAGGAGCCCGAACACATTCAAGCCGTCATGTCGCGGAATACCGGTGGAGGCAGGCGAGGCCCTGGAAGAGACGCCGAGAAGGTTTTGATTCCGAGGCGTTGCACCGTCCAGGAGTACTCTTTTGCCGCCCATGTCGACGGCACCGAGAACAGAGAGTTTattgaggaggttgcggCACCTGTAGTG ATTCTTGTCCACGGCGAGGTTCACAATATGATGCGTCTGAAATCCAAACTGCTCTCTCTAAACGCGAACAAGACAAGCAAGGTCAAGGTTTTCAGCCCCAAGAACTGCGAGGAGCTCCGCATTCCATTCAAGACCGACAAGACTGCCAAGGTTGTCGGCAAGCTTGCGTCGATCCTACAGCCTCTGAGCTCCCCCGAGGAGCCCCAGCTCATCACCGGTGTTCTCGTCCAGAACGACTTCAAGATGTCATTGATGGCGCCTGAAGATCTCCGCGAATTCGCTGGTCttaccaccacaaccatctcTTGCAAGCAGCGCATGAGGCTCAGTGCCGCGGGCGTCGACCTGATCAAGTGGGGCCTGGAAGGAACATTTGGTACCATTGAAGAGCTCCCAATCTCCAAGAAGTTGTCTTCAAATGGAGAAGACCACGAAATGAAGGGCTCTGGACAGGATGTggccgacgaggagctgTCCGTGGACGAAGTACTCGCTGCCTATCTCGTCATGGGCGTAATCACGGTTCGCCACCGGTCCAACGGCGAGGTCGAAATTGAGTGGGAAGGAAACATGCTCAACGATGGTATCGCAGATGCGGTAATGGCCGTCTTGCTAGCCATCGaatcctccccagcagcagtaaAAC GCTCTGCCTCCAAAAACCCACATTTCCACTCTCACTCGTTCAATCTCCCCGTTCGGAACCTGCACTCTAACCTCTCCGCTACTGAACGCCTCGAGCGCCTCATGCTCTTCCTCGAGGCCCAGTTCGGGGCAGACAACGTCTCCCCCATCGCCGAGCCCAAACTGTCCCctgttccccctccccaggcAAAGATCAAATCTTCCGAGGgtgacgacgaagaagcaGACGCCAGCATGGACGTctccgaggacgaggagcatGGAGCTACGCAGCTGGCCCAGAGAAAAGAGGCCGAGCTGGCGAGGCTGCACAAACTGGGCATTCCCGTGCCAGGGATCAACATCAGGGTGGACAAGATGGAGGCCAAGGTTTGgctggaggggctggagATTGAGTGTGGCAACAAGGTGTTTGGAGATCGGGTGAGGGccgtggtggagagggccgTTGAGGTTACTGCGCCTCTGTGGGGGTAA
- a CDS encoding hypothetical protein (COG:S; EggNog:ENOG503NXB0), translated as MAVSKPRPAHLHVSPLGTPSRDCSPDYLTMTRDRPATPDRASRSSFSSIRENESTLPQCFSKTKISSYLDPEAIDDLLSPPSPTGSTSSTESQELKMIQTQTHTHTHTQPHTQTPTKFLPPVTNPNSRLLGYWTPADSFRGWKEIQVKGKLASKSFGDLQILHQVFKDTPKPTKRGGANRPGDAPLERLPTEILTSIINLLALDVPPNGVSRRNVDLMSLLLTSRTLHIATLTTLYSKITIPHSRIFQKFLAHISEHSTLGTIVRRLDFCHFNPAQLFSTAAERSQARNLTSETLLRCLDLTPNLQEFLAQEYLDDDLNADVLRKLFLGLPRLQAVDFCGCTSTKFKEAFTSIVSPDWPPVLSIRRLSLHKCLTLPSVVLETILPRLNHLTHLDVAGTRITDAALAAIPVTARITHLNLAKCTLLSARGVIDFLTNHPAAKELEFLSLATDARSHQLFDAESLNELLPVLPRTLKSLSLKGSKMEPSHVELLRPLTKHLEELAIGRSLTLADVNRLFVPDENTEDDVQMQLDWVPHTLKYLDLSDFWGQELDLVYLFSSGCAILKNFSEPLEVIEVAEDVFKRVKKSAAAVERAGWKMSECGSRGWLVRQPLNDATTGKPIVRDDGRRSWKMGADSWGMRKIPVARSEVGGMYGSFMFGRKL; from the exons ATGGCGGTCTCCAAGCCGAGACCAGCCCATTTGCACGTCTCCCCCCTGGGAACACCTTCGAGGGACTGCTCCCCGGACTACTTAACCATGACCCGGGATCGGCCTGCCACCCCGGACCGGGCATCCCGCTCTTCTTTCTCGTCCATCCGGGAAAACGAAAGCACCTTACCCCAGTGCTTTTCCAAAACAAAGATTTCATCCTATCTCGACCCTGAGGCCATCGACGACTTGCTCTCTCCTCCCAGCCCGACAGGATCGACTTCTAGCACCGAGTCTCAGGAACTGAAGATGATCCAAACTCAGACTCACACCCACACTCACACTCAACCTCACActcaaacccccaccaagtTCCTGCCGCCCGTCACGAACCCCAACAGCCGGCTCCTTGGATATTGGACTCCTGCCGATTCCTTCAGAGGCTGGAAGGAGATTCAGGTCAAGGGAAAACTTGCCAGTAAGAGCTTCGGAGACCTCCAAATCCTTCATCAGGTCTTCAAGGACAcgcccaagcccaccaagcgTGGGGGTGCCAACAGACCCGGCGATGCTCCTCTCGAGAGACTCCCGACTGAGATTTTGA cctccatcatcaaccttcttgcccttgatgTCCCCCCCAATGGGGTCTCGAGGCGCAATGTCGATCTCATGTCGTTGTTGCTGACCTCGCGGACGCTTCACATCGCGACCTTAACCACTCTCTACAGCAAGATCACGATTCCCCACTCGCGAATTTTCCAAAAGTTCCTCGCCCACATTTCGGAGCACTCCACCCTGGGCACAATTGTGCGGCGGCTTGATTTTTGCCACTTCAACCCTGCGCAGCTCTTCTCCACAGCGGCCGAACGCTCACAAGCGCGCAACCTTACCTCAGAAACCCTCCTCCGATGCCTCgacctcacccccaacctgCAAGAGTTTCTTGCGCAGGAATACCTCGACGATGATTTGAACGCCGATGTATTGCGGAAGCTCTTCCTTGGCTTGCCAAGGCTGCAGGCGGTGGATTTCTGCGGTTGCACGTCGACCAAGTTCAAGGAGGCTTTCACATCGATAGTGTCGCCCGACTGGCCCCCTGTGCTTTCGATCCGTCGTCTCTCACTGCACAAGTGCCTCACCCTGCCCTCGGTCGTGCTCGAGACCATTCTCCCAAGGCTAAACCACCTTACGCACCTCGATGTTGCGGGTACGCGTATAACAGACGCTGCCCTTGCTGCGATCCCGGTGACTGCCCGCATTACACACCTCAATCTGGCCAAGTGCACGCTTTTGAGTGCCAGGGGCGTCATTGACTTCCTGACCAACCACCCTGCCGCCAAGGAGCTCGAGTTCTTGAGCTTGGCCACCGATGCCAGAAGCCACCAGCTTTTCGACGCCGAGAGCCTCAACGAATTGCTTCCTGTTCTTCCCAGGACCCTCAAGTCTCTCAGCTTAAAGGGCAGCAAGATGGAGCCCTCCCATGTTGAGCTTCTCCGGCCGCTGACCAAGCATCTCGAGGAGCTTGCCATAGGCCGCTCTCTCACTTTGGCGGACGTTAACCGCCTTTTCGTTCCTGACGAGAACACCGAGGATGATGTGCAGATGCAGCTGGACTGGGTCCCTCATACTCTCAAGTATTTGGACCTGTCTGACTTCTGGGGCCAGGAGCTCGATCTGGTCTATCTTTTTAGCAGCGGCTGCGCCATTCTCAAGAACTTTTCTGAGCCATTGGAAGTTATCGAGGTTGCCGAAGATGTGTTCaagagggtgaagaagtcgGCCGCGGCGGTGGAGCGTGCTGGCTGGAAGATGTCAGAGTGTGGCAGCCGAGGATGGCTGGTGAGACAGCCGCTGAATGACGCGACGACTGGCAAGCCTATTGTCAGGGACGATGGGCGTCGGTCGTGGAAGATGGGAGCTGATTCCTGGGGCATGAGAAAGATCCCAGTTGCGAGGTCTGAGGTTGGCGGAATGTATGGGAGCTTTATGTTTGGGCGCAAGCTTTGA